From Myxocyprinus asiaticus isolate MX2 ecotype Aquarium Trade chromosome 25, UBuf_Myxa_2, whole genome shotgun sequence, one genomic window encodes:
- the LOC127415570 gene encoding zona pellucida sperm-binding protein 4-like → MLISCEFAPSAADRTEGTCSNQGVTINRLRLPQDQWSNLPQVPQASVFQQSEQQGGIPARSRQALAFLPSDQRFLAQQAPQQQTRRQGGNLVQNPQASVLQQTRGGILAQHPQHVFQPSDQRLLAQQALQPQTQFSQAFPPKQPVAQAEPLDKCAVTDYEQIQCGQPGISAAECDAINCCFNGQQCYYGKAVTVQCIRDGQFVVVVARDVTLPSLSLDTVRLLGGNDPPCAPVGSTPTFAIYQFPVTACGTSMMEDNGYVVYENRMTSSYEVGIGPLGSITRDSHFELLFQCRYSGTAVQALVVEVNTVPPPPPVAAPGPLRVELRLANGQCVTKGCAEEDAAYTSYYSDADYPVTRVLRQPVYVEVHLLERTDPNIVLMLGHCWATSTPDPLSLPRWDLLVNGCPYQDDRYLTTLVPVDGSSGLQFPTHYKRFIVKMFTFVDPASLAPLQGMVFIHCSTSVCHPSPSGSCEQSCFRQKRGVVETVEKAVVSSGGIFLYWSNLPQVPQASVFQQSEQQGGILARSHQALVFQPSDQQFLTRQALQQQT, encoded by the exons TGGAGTAATCTGCCCCAGGTTCCTCAAGCGTCAGTCTTCCAGCAAAGTGAACAACAAGGAGGGATTCCAGCCCGGAGTCGTCAAGCTCTTGCGTTCCTGCCAAGTGATCAGCGTTTTTTGGCTCAACAGGCTCCGCAACAGCAGACTCGACGACAAGGGGGAAATCTAGTCCAGAATCCTCAAGCTTCAGTCCTCCAGCAAACCCGAGGAGGGATTTTAGCCCAGCATCCTCAACATGTGTTCCAGCCAAGTGATCAGCGTCTTTTGGCTCAACAGGCCCTGCAACCGCAAACTCAGTTTTCTCAAGCATTTCCACCCAAGCAGCCAGTGGCACAGGCAGAGCCTCTTGACAAGTGTGCTGTAACTGATTATGAGCAGATCCAATGTGGACAACCTGGTATCAGTGCTGCTGAGTGTGATGCTATAAACTGCTGCTTCAATGGACAGCAGTGTTACTATGGGAAAGCCG TGACTGTCCAGTGTATTCGAGATGGCCAGTTTGTGGTTGTGGTGGCTAGAGACGTTACACTGCCTTCACTTAGTCTGGATACAGTCCGTCTGTTGGGTGGAAATGACCCACCTTGTGCTCCAGTTGGGTCCACACCTACCTTTGCCATTTACCAGTTCCCTGTCACTGCTTGTGGCACAAGCATGATG GAGGACAATGGATATGTGGTGTACGAGAACCGAATGACTTCATCCTATGAAGTGGGGATTGGACCACTTGGTTCCATCACAAGGGACAGTCACTTTGA GCTTCTCTTCCAGTGTAGGTATTCTGGCACTGCTGTTCAAGCTCTGGTTGTGGAGGTCAACACTGTTCCACCACCTCCACCTGTAGCTGCTCCTGGACCCCTCAGAGTGGAGCTTCGCCTGGCAAATGGACAATGTGTCACTAAAGGATGTGCAGAAG AGGATGCTGCGTACACATCCTACTACAGTGACGCTGATTACCCTGTCACAAGAGTCCTACGACAACCTGTGTATGTTGAGGTGCACCTTTTGGAGAGGACTGACCCCAATATTGTCCTGATGCTGGGACATTGCTGGGCAACATCAACCCCTGATCCCCTCAGTCTACCTCGGTGGGACCTTCTAGTTAATGG ATGCCCATACCAGGATGATCGTTACCTTACCACACTGGTTCCTGTGGATGGCTCCTCTGGTCTTCAGTTCCCAACCCACTACAAGCGCTTCATTGTGAAGATGTTCACGTTTGTGGATCCAGCATCACTAGCTCCTCTGCAGGGAATG GTCTTCATCCACTGTAGTACATCTGTGTGCCATCCCTCTCCCTCTGGCTCCTGTGAGCAGAGCTGCTTCAGGCAAA AAAGGGGTGTTGTTGAGACTGTTGAGAAGGCTGTTGTTTCCAGTGGAGGCATTTTTCTTTAT TGGAGTAATCTGCCCCAGGTTCCTCAAGCTTCAGTCTTCCAGCAAAGTGAACAACAAGGAGGGATTCTAGCCCGGAGTCATCAAGCTCTTGTGTTTCAGCCAAGTGATCAACAGTTTTTGACTCGACAGGCTCTGCAACAGCAGACTTGA